DNA from Leptospira mayottensis 200901116:
GAATCAAAATTTAATTCCGGAAGCGGCATAAAGATCATAACAAAGACCGCATTCATCCAATTGTCTACGAATCTCTCGTTTTTCTTCTAAACTCAGGCCGGGCCAGAGATTCTTTTTTTCATATGGATCCGTTCGAATATCATAAACTTCTTCATCGGGTGGAAACGAATTAAGACGAAGCATATAATGCAAATTTCCTTTGATATAACTCATTCCAACTCGATAAAGAGAAGTTTCGTTATTATTCGCGATAAAGATACGACGACCTTCCGGAAGATCCGAAAGAAGAGAAGCCCCTTCCAATTTTGAGAGATAACTTTTTATCTCGGGTTGATTAGAAACACCTAATATTTCCGCGACGGTCGGTATTAAATCCGTATTGGAAACGTTTTTATCAATATTCCTTTTCAAACGCTCCCGAAAATGATTTTTCTCCTCCGGCAAGAAAAATACCATTGGAACCGCCAAAGTTTCGATATGATTACTTTCTATATGTCCGACGTAGTTGTGTTCGAAAAGCGCCTCTCCATGATCGGAAACGAAGATCACAAGAGTATTTTCCATCAGTTTTTCTTCATTCAAAAAATGGAATACTTTTTCCAAAAGATGATCCAAATAACGGACGGAATTGTCATACGGTGCGTAGGTATCCTTACCGATCGGAAAATAAACAAATTCTTCCGGAACGATATACGGAAAGTGATTCGTGTTCAAATGTAAAACTCCGGCAAAGTTGCGACCCTTGCTTTTGAGAAGTTTCACCTGATTTTGAAATTCAGTCACCGTTTCACGATCATCAATCCCTATATCATTAAAAACACCAAGTCCACTGATTTCCTTATTCCATAAAAAATCGATTCCCGCGTTTCTAAAAAAACCTGAAAAATTATTCCAACGGAAACTATGACTCGAAATATAAAATGTGGAAAGCCCCGCAGCCTTTCCGTATTCCCAAAATAAAGGAAAACTATGAGTCATGGAAACAGGTTGAATCGGAGACACACCCGACAACAAACTCGGAACCGAAATCAAAGTAGAACTTGCATTCGAATACGCGTTTTGAAAAACCACAACGGATTCATTCCGAGCGTTTTGTGTCCAACGATTCAAAAACGGAGTCGTGTCCCTATCGTAACCGTAAAGAGCCATATTCTTTCTACGAAGACTCTCACCAAGGATGATTAAAATGTTTTTTCGAAACGGAGTAGGACTTTTGTTCAACTTCGGCTTATTTCTCGATTGTAGTCCCGCGGAACCGAGTCGATCTCCCGTAAGAACATTGTAAATGTTCCGATTGATAAACGAAATCGAATTCGTGTCCGAAACGTAAATCTGGTCGTTAAATCGTGTATTATTGTGAAAAAAAGCGGTAAGAATAAGAACCCCAAAAAGCAAACCAGAATAGATACTCCTCGTAAATCGAACCGGCTTAAAATTTGCGGACACAACCTTCAAACTAAGAAATATCAAAACGAAAATAAGTAAGAAACCTATCAGACTCGAAATCGTCAGTCCACCCTTGAAGATGGTCCAACTATTAAACGGTTCTTGAAAAATATAAGAAAAAACAAAGAAGTTCGGCATGATTCCCGCGTATAGAAAATATCCGTAAGAACCGATTATACAACTCGAATAACCGAAGGCGGAAAATATCAGTATGCTCCAATACGCTTTTTTCTTTGATGCAGACGAAAGAAAAGCAAGAGAAAAAAGCAACAGAGAATAAATCAAAATCGAATAAAAGAAAGAAAGGAGATAATAGTACCACTGTAAAACCTCCATCTGACTTAGAACTTTCCACCGTAGTCCGAGATCTACGAACAGGATCAGAGACGGAATGAGAAAAATGAAAAAAAATCTGAATCTGGACTCGGAAATAAAAGAATGAAAATCATCCCATTTTTGTCTGAATAAAAAAAACAAAAAATACTCCGTTCTTGCTTGAAATAAGACCGATCTTACCTTAATACGAAATTTTATTTTTTATTCGGATCATAAACCGGAAGAGAAAGAAACATCCCAAGCTCCATATAGTAAGCAATTGCTTACATGTTTATCTTTAAGAGCGCCTTAGAAATCAAGTTTTTTTCAAATGGATTTAAAAAAATACTCTTCCCCTACAAAAATAG
Protein-coding regions in this window:
- a CDS encoding sulfatase-like hydrolase/transferase encodes the protein MFFLFRQKWDDFHSFISESRFRFFFIFLIPSLILFVDLGLRWKVLSQMEVLQWYYYLLSFFYSILIYSLLLFSLAFLSSASKKKAYWSILIFSAFGYSSCIIGSYGYFLYAGIMPNFFVFSYIFQEPFNSWTIFKGGLTISSLIGFLLIFVLIFLSLKVVSANFKPVRFTRSIYSGLLFGVLILTAFFHNNTRFNDQIYVSDTNSISFINRNIYNVLTGDRLGSAGLQSRNKPKLNKSPTPFRKNILIILGESLRRKNMALYGYDRDTTPFLNRWTQNARNESVVVFQNAYSNASSTLISVPSLLSGVSPIQPVSMTHSFPLFWEYGKAAGLSTFYISSHSFRWNNFSGFFRNAGIDFLWNKEISGLGVFNDIGIDDRETVTEFQNQVKLLKSKGRNFAGVLHLNTNHFPYIVPEEFVYFPIGKDTYAPYDNSVRYLDHLLEKVFHFLNEEKLMENTLVIFVSDHGEALFEHNYVGHIESNHIETLAVPMVFFLPEEKNHFRERLKRNIDKNVSNTDLIPTVAEILGVSNQPEIKSYLSKLEGASLLSDLPEGRRIFIANNNETSLYRVGMSYIKGNLHYMLRLNSFPPDEEVYDIRTDPYEKKNLWPGLSLEEKREIRRQLDECGLCYDLYAASGIKF